The following proteins are encoded in a genomic region of Cryptomeria japonica chromosome 11, Sugi_1.0, whole genome shotgun sequence:
- the LOC131063075 gene encoding E3 ubiquitin-protein ligase RHA1B → MYVNVYFHYNVFTIFGVWKPNLSIMGFAGNFSGLTLPEYVVKLVYALVYMRNVIGGIRSWAGICEPQDNPSVISSCRKSDRLPVCTLGCFEHKFKKGEEDVMCAVCLSSIQKDDKIRELCDCHHVFHRKCLDKWIDYYHHTCPLCRSSLVAESVGEELSW, encoded by the coding sequence ATGTATGTAAatgtatattttcactataatgtttTCACGATCTTCGGTGTTTGGAAGCCAAATTTGTCCATAATGGGATTTGCTGGAAATTTTTCGGGTCTCACTCTTCCTGAATATGTGGTGAAGCTGGTTTATGCCTTAGTTTATATGAGAAATGTGATTGGTGGGATTCGATCTTGGGCTGGGATTTGTGAGCCCCAAGACAATCCTTCTGTCATATCTAGTTGCAGGAAGAGTGACAGATTGCCTGTGTGTACTTTGGGTTGCTTTGAGCACAAGTTTAAGAAGGGCGAGGAGGATGTTATGTGCGCAGTTTGCCTGAGCTCTATTCAGAAAGATGATAAAATTCGAGAGCTGTGTGATTGTCATCATGTGTTTCACAGAAAGTGTTTGGATAAGTGGATTGATTACTATCACCATACTTGCCCTCTCTGCAGATCTTCTCTTGTTGCAGAAAGTGTTGGAGAAGAGTTATCATGGTAA